The window GAGACTGATATGCATATGaggctgattggacttcaataTCTCCAGTAAAaattgtctcaaaccaaggctgctgcacatccacatagtTTCTAccttttctacacattcttaacaaaatggttaacataccaacataatagagaagtatatataaaaacgtccaataatagataaatatgttcaaattcatacaaaaccaccctctaaaaccatgtaaaatccaagtatgttATTGCGCAGACCTCAAGATGGTTCCTACATCTACCTACTCTTATACGTTGATGATATGATGATAGCATCAAAGAGCCAAGATGAAGTGGACAGATTGAAGGCTCAGTTGAGTAAAGAGGTTgagatgaaggatttggggGAAGCCAAGAAGATTCTCGGCATGGAGATAACAAGGGATAGAGATGGAGGCAAGCTTTGGTATAAATGATGATTCCAAACCTGTAAGTACCCCACTTGCTCCTCATTTGAAACTTAGTTCTCAGTTATCTCCAAATACGGATGATGAGCGAGAATATATGGCGAAAGTTCCCTATGCTAACGCAGTTGGAAGCTTGATATATGCAATGGTGTGTACAAGACCAGACATTTCACAGGCCGTTGGTACTATGTGAGCAGATACATGCATGATCCAGGCAAGGGTCATTGGCAAGCTGTGAAATGGATTCTGCGGTATATCAAAGATACTGTAAATATTGGTTTGTTGTTTGAGCAGGATAAATCACTTGGTCATTTTGCAGTTGGATATTGTGATTCCGACTATGTTGGTAATTTGGATAAGCGAAGATCTACTACTGGCTATTTGTTCACTTTAGCGAAGTGCGCCAGTTAGTTGAAAGTCTACCTTGCAGTCAACGGTAGCTTTGTAGTACATGGCCATTACTGAAGCTGTGAAGGAGGACATTTAGCTTCATGGGTTGCTAGCATGAATTAGCTGTTAATGCATAAACTAGTAATTGAAGTAGATTCTGACAGCCAGAGTGCTATTCATTTAGCAAAGAGTTAGCTCCTCTCATGCAAGGACGAAGCATATTGATGTTCGCTATAATTTTGTGTGGGAAATTCTCGAAGAAGAGGAAATTTTCATCCGAAAGGTTCCGACTTTGGAGAATCCTGCAGATATGTTGACCAAGGTGGTGACGAGAGCCAAGTTTGAACATTGTTTGGACTTGGTTAATATTCTGCAAATTGGAGTTGGCGCTTGACAGCGCCAATACGAAAGCACCGTGAGTCATTTGTTTGGGTGGAGAAAAATCGTGTTCGtgggaaatttgaaattttgccaaggtggagatttgttgaAGTTTGCCTAGCCTACAAACTTTGACTATTTCGTCAAAATTtttatcccacatcggagGGAGTTAAAAGCTTTGGGGGAGAGTTGCCTCTAAAAGGAAAGCTCCTGCCCCATTTGTAAACTGAGGCGGAGCCACGGTGGGACCGGGGGGGCCCTTGGGCCCCCATCCATTTGAATATTTACTAACTATATACTCCTCTCTGTTCCACTGGGAATctaaacgttttcctttttgggtcattccattaaaaatgaaacgtttcttaaaatagaaagaatttatatctctacttttcctcTCTTATACttcactctctcttctttaactcacaaaacaacactacataaaatcctgtgccgaaaaacaaacgtttcatatttattgggacggagggagtatattatatgtatacaGTATGAGTAATATCGGTAGCTAGCACAGTTGGTGTGAAAACAAGCCTCTCATTCGCGTGATAACAAGTTTGAATCCTGCTGGTGCATCAGTTTTACTAAGTTTTCCTAACTTATGCTTATTTTGGATTCTTATACTCTACAACAAATACTgctggattatattttttcggattttctaatattagtAGATAATTATTAACTCTAGAACAGTATaaatgtctttattttttaatttattaaattagtaattctGGTTTATTTTTATCGTATTCATTTAGAGtattattgattttctctcgagtaattttgcataaatgatttaaagttatattaataaagaatgatatttatgatttaagaGTAAAAACAATTCTATAGAcatgtaaatatataattctgtataatattagaaaaattaatatcaatgcTATGccctaaaaatatattcatatttttctagcTTATGTTCGAGTTGTTTCCGAACACTGAACATActcaatatattttaatactctctccgttcacaaaaaaaatctcattttctcattttgaaaTGTCTACAAAACATagtttatttacaaaaatggaaaattttcgTCTTATAATTTAcccacatttttatatattctcttttttacttactTTCTCATTAAACTAGTGCCGTCtataaatgagactatttttcatgaacgGACAAAGTAGTTGTTTGGCCCCCCCATCGTTAAAAgtctggctccgccactgttTGTAAACATCCTCAAACATTTgtattctcttctccattTAAATATAATCGGGCTCTGCTGAGGGTGCTCGGAGACGTAGGCAATTTGGCCGAACTTCGTTATCAAAGTTTCGGGTGtgttctttctttattatttattttgttccgCATTTATTTCTgggttttattttctgttgtgatattgtattcaatattatttgcgGGTTTGGTAGTAGTGTTTTGTACACCGACTGATAAATTCTGTTTGGAGTCTGGTATTTAAGAGAGGACAATGTCGCCACCAGTCTTTCCAGAGAATTTATTTGgggaagtaattttatcgagGTAGACCCCATTGggttaattttgaaattactGAATCGGTTCATTTCACTGTTTGATAGAAAATTACACGGTTTTCTCAACAGGAGACTCCCAATATGGAAGGCGTGTTCAGGTCGTAGGTTGCATGCAGCATGAGTATGGAGAAGACTGCCGAAGTTGTTCAGTTTGTAGATGATTTGGCTCACATTACCAGACCAGGTTCTGCGGTTTGATGTATAAGTtacatgttttaggttttgtATTATGCTCTTAGAATTGTCTTAATTTATTGGGTAATAGCATTTTGTTTATAGTTTCAACAAGGTTTGTTGTTGAGAGATTCTGTGGTATATATATCTAGTGGTAGGAAATTTGTATGCCAGAATATGGTGTGTATTTGTgaaatttagagaaaaaatgatCTCCTTTTTCCTGATTATTATGGTGTCTgatttttattcacatttttttatgggaAACAATGTTATTCAAATTTGTACTAATTGTTAACTATACTTCTAAAATATTACAAGTCCAACTGTCCAAGATGTTTTACGTTCATATTTCCAGCTACTACTAACTCTTCATGCCTCCGCTCTACTATTATATTCTCCCTATGTCCTAATTTATTCGggtctttttattattttggattgtccAAATTTAATAGACTGCATTTCATTTTAGCATTATAATACAATTACAAAGTTGGTATACATATGGAATAGTTCGTTAAGTAAAGACTTAGATAGATGAAAAACATGTAGTTGGGCCTCGTGAAAATCCATCATTGTCCCTAAAGTATCATTGGACCACCATTACCAATGTTTTTAAGCACAACATAAACGattgaattttcatttaataataatttaagatgcacttttaatttttaattttaattaattataaataaaattctagTCCTGTAATCCTAATTTTGTGGGAAAACTAATCTTTCGAAGTCGATTAGATGTCTCCAATAAAATACATTACTTAAGTAGTATTGCTCGTTTATTTGATTGGacaatactaatatttatgcTTTAGAGCTCAAGTTGTTATAGAACAAATATTTCGATTCTTtagattgataaaaaaaaaatttggtaaagagattgataatttaattacagACTTTTTACTAAAGAGCTTgtttgtttataaaaaaaagtactaatattagtggaaaatataatttttaaaatacgaTTCCAgaaaatatgagttatgaaaTATCAagataatttattatgattctGAATTTATATGGATCAattaaatttggtcaaatatttgacataatagttgcagtgatcaaaattttaactgagataattataataataataagatgattcgggaaattttttaattacataaaatttctagttaataataataatagtaataataatagtagtaataatagtaataataatagtagtagtagtagtaataatagtaataataatagtaataataatagtagtagtagtagtaataataatagtaataataatagtaataataataataataataataataataataataataataataaaaatatgatctataatttttgaattgatAAGGTTCTCTTAGTAAATTATTACTAACTGccaacataataaaattacattattattattataattaattataattcatgattttgtatatatattttaaaatttgctaaatagaacaaataaaagttttccaaatacataaaaaaacgCTTTTTCACTGAACGGCTAGTTACACATGACATTCAAACAAAGAGCGAATCTAATCACTTGATTCCCCGTCNNNNNNNNNNNNNNNNNNNNNNNNNNNNNNNNNNNNNNNNNNNNNNNNNNNNNNNNNNNNNNNNNNNNNNNNNNNNNNNNNNNNNNNNNNNNNNNNNNNNTCCTCCCTAGTTGTCCTTCACCTGCAATTGGATTTACAAAGATAAAGTGAGAAATACAATTTCTAAGGCAAATGGATAAGAGTGACTAAGCTGCCAGCTcgtatttcataaatttggaATAGAAACAAAGAGAGAAAGACTAAAGGAGCTCATCTCCTTAACCTAAAGAGTGAAAAGTCCTTTTCTACCACATGGTCAATTAAGGAATTTGATCATCAAGCATAACACCTTCCAAGACTTTCACCAAGAAGGCAAGGAAGCCTTTTTCAAGATTCTAAAAGAGAGATGAACAATTAGCTCAAAAGGGAATTTGGTATCTTCCCCAACAAGCCAAGAGAGTTGGCTATATAAAGAGCCATACCACACCTCTTCCTTCACCTTTTTACCACTTAGAAACTTCTCGGCAAAGAGTAGCAAGGAATGAGAGGAGAGGGAGGAAGCTCTTGAGCTGCCCAACAATTAAGGAATCACCAAAGCAAGGTAATTCTCCCCAACATCCTTTACGTAAATAGCATTCATATAGATTTCAACATAGCAAGCTCTAAATGAGAACTTAGAACCATAGATgctcaaaatttggaaagatCAGTAGCAAGGATTTTAGAGCAACAAACATAGTTAGCCTCAATTACTTAAGCAAATGACAAATGCTTTGTAGATGATAATTCCAGTGAGCTCTCAAGAATTTAGAAAAACTAGTAGAAGGTTTTCTTTAGCAATCACCTAGCATCAAGTAATAAACTTTCAAGAACTAGTATAAGCTAAGTAGGAAGACTTAGTTTAGTGCTAGAAGCTGTTCGGCGAGAGGCTCAACGGAGGAGGCGAGCGGCAGGGAGCAGCGACAGCGGCAAGGACAGCCGTTGGACGCCAGCTCGACGGAGCCAGTGATGTCACCGGAGGTATCTCTGCTGTCACGAGAAAGAGGCAGCTGAGGCGGCACTGGATTCGATCGCCTCTGATCCGATGGAGAGATCGGAGGATGGTTACGAAGTCGCCGAGGGAGAGAGGAAACTCAGCGGTGAATGAGAAACGGAGAGAGAGGACCGATGGGAATCACCGGCGATAGGGAGCGCCGGCGATTCGATCGGTGATGGACGGCCGACGGTGGTGGAGCTGGACGGCGAGAGTGAGCTCGACGGGAGCCGGAGACGGCATGAATCGCCGGTGAGAGGCGCTGCCGGAGCAGCAGCGCACCGGCGACGCGAGGGTGACGGCGATTTCGCCGGTGAGAATGGGAGAGTGCCGCTGATCTCTAAATTAgggatttgattttaagaaaggtGTTTGGAGGAGGAAGTACCGATGGAAATGTGAGTATATTTGGCTGCTccttttattaaataaagtgGATTCCTTAGTGGATTAATTAGGATTGGGGCcttacaatttaatttagcTTGGgcctaaataattaaatggagTGCTGGAATGTTGCTATTTAATTGTTGGTTTGGGCTTTAACAAGTTGAGTGGAATAAAATGGACTCAAGAGAATTTAAGTAATAGTGGGCCAAGAGTTTTGCTTGTTGGACTGTTGCAACTAATTGGAAGTGGGCCGAGATATTTTAAAGGGGAATGGAGCATGGACCAAGATTAGTAATTGGGCCAAGAATTTCTTAGAATtgattagaattaatttaaggatTGAGTTGGAGCTCAAATGATTAATTCTCGAATAATTTACTAAGTTTTCGAAGAtggaaaatattgaattttgagAAGCGAATGGGCGGCCTtaagaaaattcaaagaaatgaTTTAGAGAGGGATTTTCCATGAATCcatactttattaaataagtACGCAAGTGTCTATTTTCGAGAAAATAGAATATCCCTGAAATTAGTAAAGAGAATAATCAAACCTTATGAAGTAGTGAAGCCCGAGGTAGGATTAGAAATCCTATGAGCCGAGACTAAGATATAGGTGCTATCcaataggatgcatgcatgGTTTTCTCAAGAGAAATATTTCAAGTACTAATTAGCGTGCtacgctatttattttcaaaggaTATTTTGCTCGAGGGCAAAGTGAGGCCAACACGAGAGTTGTTATTTGGAGATAAGCGTatcaggtgggctttcttttaatatccagCATTATAGTGTGGATATAAAGCAAATACTTGTGAAACtatgaaaaatcatcttttctcaaaatgaagcagtgattattttaaagttgttgtcaggccataaaatgtttgttttgagACCTATCTGTTGGGGTTGTAGCCCGCGGGTTTTGGCGATGCTAGCCCGAGTTTAGCGAATTCGATTCCCAATAGGACCGCAAATCCTGTTCGGAATAACGTGCACACGAGCCGTGAGCCATCAGCGGTTGGCCGGCGATGTGTCCgctgaaggtggccaccttcacgGTACACGATTCTCAGATAAGGCGAGGATCCAAAAGAACTTAGATTGATCAATCGAACTTTTAGCTCACAAAAAGAATTTAGtatgctcgggccttttaagaaaaacccccGTGCGATACTGTGGATGGATGACAACTATATATTGTACgttttgttttcggcatgtgtccactgagtactcctgtactcagccctgcatgtatttataaatgtgcagATTTAAGCAAGGGGGCGGAGGCGTGCTGATCAGAGTCGATGCTACTTAAGAAAATAAGTGTGGATCTCTCGACGCTTCGTGTCTTCATACGCGAAGTCGTTCTCTGGACTTTTTCCGCTGCAGTTTGTTAAGAGAGAATAGTAAACTCTCAACATCGTAACTCTGATTCATTTTGATGAAGTGCTATTGTCATTTAAATCCTTGTAATCGAATACTTGGATCCTATCTTATGATATTGTTTGACTTTACATTGTGCAAGTTCTGTTTCCATTTCTTCCATATTTCTTTAAATCCTTTTATTAGTCGCGATTTACCCGCtttcgctatccttagcaaaatgcggtcgtgacagaATAAACGGATTAGTGATAACAAACAAGATCCTCTCGGATCAAAAACAACATACACAATTCGTTAATCACAAGACACAAGAGAGAAACTGAATAGATCAAAAGATGGCTCAGAAACCCGTCACTAACAAGATCTATTCAACCAGAAACCAATCCAAGGGAGCACCGTTGAAACTGACAAGAGATCGACCTCTCACCGCAGGTAACAACACCACACAACTCAACCACACCGGATCTGGAAGCGCCAAGCACCAACTCACTCAGGAAATCTCACACACCAAACCCTAGATTCTCACAATACTCAGCAACCGAAGTAGTTGCCTTTACCACCACCCACACTTGACTACTCACTGATAAAACCGTGAGAGATTACACAAGAACAGTGGAAGATCCATCGGAGAAGAGAAGAAATCAGAGAGAGATACCAAAACTTGAGAGAGacaagagagagagtgagattAGTCGAATGAGAGTCTCAAGAGACTCTCTACTAACATAACAAACACACTCACAATCCAACGGCTCAGGGATAGGATCTGAGTGAGAGACCACGTGGCAGCATCTGGAGCAAGAGGTAAGGCATTTGGGCTTAGCCCAACACTTATAACATCTGGACCAACAAATAAATAACCAGCCCAGCAGAAAGTCCATCAATATTCAACAGTTTTTATCCAACAATACATATGTTTGATACTCTATagattaatcaaataattatgtaaaaaaagaatgagGAAAAATATAAAGGATCCTTACCACGTCtcttttactaaaattttcaatatcaaaATCCTAGCTCTCCGTTATTCTTGAGTATATTTTCATACAATTTCTATGTTTGATGGAATTGAAaagtagtttaatttttgaataaatatgattattaaaaataaacataaaacactatatagttataatatttttttaaaaaaaataaggcaATCTGCGACTGAAagttacttattttattttaatatctgATTGTTTTAGtagattaaattaatcttgatATAAGAAATAAGGAAAATGTATTATCGTATTTGACATtaacaaatccaaatccaaatccaaaccTAACTAAACAACAAATCATCATCCACCATGTCAATAATAGTGGAGACGTCAATTATCCCAAAAGTTCAAACTTGAGTAAAAGACGCCAGTTAGTAACAAAAATTTAGTAcgaatttaagagaaaacaCTTTCAGTTAAGGTAATTTCAATGTTTTAGTTATATGCAATCTTTTCGATCAACACatatcctctctctctctctccttcacCGGCATTGGCTATTGTAAATATCCTTCCATATtaaaaactttcaattttttatttcaaaatttgttttgtaaGATATGGCCTTCAACTTCAATTAAATTGTCGCactttgaataaattattctcaatactccctccgtcccatgttacttgcacttttacttttcggaacgtcacaaactccttacattatttatagtttaagttagaaagtattattataaataaggaAGGTATATATCTCATAAGATAGAGTCTacctaaaaaatcaaaattcaatttcaattatagAAACAAAAGTTACTTTTCATATCATGAAAACACAAAATCAGATTGTTCCcgaaatattaatttaattaatttgagcTACAGCAACCTTAGGGGTAATTACAAAGTATATACAAAAGTTTCACCAATGTTTCAATtgagtacaaaatattttaaattaataaatgccatacaaaaagttttattagtattacaaattagtacattccatctaaaatcactaacactattacttttttattatttttctccaaattatgccctaaaaacataatattatttctctaaatAATACCTTATGCATTGCCATATGGGCATTTTATTAAGCAATAAATTCACATTTAACTTTCAGCTAAtatttgtagttaattttagAGTcgaaatgatgaaaaataaaaaaaattaatgatttttagaCGGAGTGTACTAATTTGAAAcactaatcaaactttttgtatgatatttgttaacttaaaatattttgtactcaattgaaacattggtgaaacattttgtatgtaaGGTGTAATTACCCCGCAACcttatatatattctcaaaGCTCACGCCATTCATCACACTTCTCAAAACCCTAAAGCTTCtctttctcaatttcataCCAAAATCAAAGTCGATGGAGCAGACATATACTGTTGAGCCGGTAGCTAATTACGGTGGCCAGTGAGCGTGGATCAGAAGTTAGAGGAGTACATGACGATGATGTACGGTTGGGATCAAGCAGCGGCCCATGGTGGAGTTACTCTTAAGGTCTTGCACTTTCAAGGCTACGACGTCGTGGTCAGGCTCTGGTCGCCTCAATCCGACGGCCACGTAGATTTGCCCGAAGACGACGTTCTCTCCGGTTTCAGGACACGTCGCTGCGACGACACTAAtcaagataaagaaaaagtttGTTGCATATGTCTCGATGATCTGTACCGGGTATCGGTGACTAGTTTGGATTGCCGACACGAGTTTCATCCCGACTGCATACGGCGGTGGCTCGTCTGCGGCGAGAACTTCTGCCCTCTCTGCAAAGCTCAGGCGATCAAGTGATTGTGATTCTCTCTTAGTTTGAATGTCAGCCTATATATGTTAAGATGTATGGATAGTCATGTGTAATTACTGACTATCAATGAAATAGCCTTTTTCCATATGTTTGTTGCTAACAAGTTATCAATTTTATACATCACTGATAAGGGGAAAACCCTTATCAtgtgaaaaagataaagaaagtcGCAGAGAAACCTTGCTTTGTTGACAATCGAAAATTCTAAACggaaaactaaataaaagatactacCTCCgcccaccaaaatttgtcccactttgacccagCACGGGTGACAAACTCATAGTTTAGGATTGTTTTATGGGTGATTAAATAGTGCTTTTGATGATTTAAGGTGCGCTTATTATAGGTTTTTCACCACATATACACTAATTAGGAGAGTTAATGGGTTTGTCGTAGTTTTATGATGAAAACAGGTTGAAACGAGCCGAATCTGAATTTTGAGGAGGATTCCAGAGAgaaaacccgaccgggtgtttccCATTTCCCagaaaacccggtcgggtgattTGCAACAACTTTGAGGGCTCCAGAAGaaaaacccgaccgggtgtttcttattttctggaaaacccggtcgggtgttttgcaGCAGCTTGCGGGCTTCAGAAGAAAAatccggtcgggtgtttttcACTTACAAATCACCCGACCGGGAGTTTTGATACATGCTCACTTAATCCTGATTTTCACTCCGAGTATAAAAGGGTTCTCACtcattttcgaaccctaactTCCCCCACTgcaaaattgagagagaaatcgAGAGATTCAAGAGGATTGAAGGCAAGGAGGCTTTCATCTTCAagagaatgaagaagaagattctCCCCAACATCAAGTCCACCTTAGGGAGTTCTATTTTCCATTTCTACTATGTTTTCCTTTGTTGttcttgtattttcttttgttttagcTTCTACTATGAGTAGTTAAGTCTTTATTAGGGATATTGGTGAAGTTTGTATGGAATCCATGGGTTAAACCTTGATTTATGCTTATCTATCTCTTTTGTGGTggttttgttggttattgGGCTTTTTCATTGTCtaattgcttagctaccaattggaTATGTCTTGTTCTAATCATTGTCATTGAGAGATGCTTGGTTAGATTGTTAAATAATCAGCAACTAAGTGCGTTTTATGTTATCGAGAGATGCATAGCTAGAGAGAGGGCTTGGGTCCGTAGGTTTTAGGAGTCGGTCTTGAAGTGTAGGGAGGAGACTCCGACATTAGAGGCCGATCAACGCATTAGATGCACCCGAGAGGGGATCTAATCAATTAACCCGACTTTCCTAGCCACACATAAGACCCAATAGCTGAGCATGATCCCTAGGTGAACACCCGTGATCCATACCAACGGATCCATATCCCTACCTTCCCAATTCGTGTTAAAACTACCTTTTATTTGCTTTACTTTCCTAAATTGCTCTTATTTGCTTACTTGTTCTTTGTTCTTAGCTCGTAGtttaagaaaaaccaaaaaccccATTTATTAGTCTAGATAGTGTTCAAAGTTGGATCATAGTACTCAAGCCGGCACTTAGTCTTCGAGGATCGATAATTTCAACTTGCCACGTG is drawn from Salvia hispanica cultivar TCC Black 2014 chromosome 6, UniMelb_Shisp_WGS_1.0, whole genome shotgun sequence and contains these coding sequences:
- the LOC125195457 gene encoding E3 ubiquitin-protein ligase MBR1-like; translated protein: MTMMYGWDQAAAHGGVTLKVLHFQGYDVVVRLWSPQSDGHVDLPEDDVLSGFRTRRCDDTNQDKEKVCCICLDDLYRVSVTSLDCRHEFHPDCIRRWLVCGENFCPLCKAQAIK